ACGGGAGAAGAAGCCAAGAACCCTAAGAGAGACATCCCACTGGCTATCATGCTGTCACTCCTCATAGTGTTTCTGTCTTACTTCAGTATTTCAACTGTCTTGACTATGATGCTGCCATATTATGAGCAGGTTAGTTGATTCGCAGTAATTTTGATCGAGCTACACTtgaataatttaagaaattacTATTGATTTAATTCATTGTACCAATATGATGTGGCTTGTTTCACTTTTGCCATTAGACAATCGTATTTAGTCTAAACAGCAACATATTTCTTTAGCTAGTGTAAATCTTAAAATGGCTTCCATGGCTAAGAAAAGTATCGTTTCTATGCGTTATTTATGAGAGTGTAATTCCAGCACGAtttgatttcatattattaacttaattttaaattctatttgtaattTCGTTCTACGGTTTTTCTaagctttttttataatattaacattttataatttattaaaatgtaaattattaatCTAACAACTACtactaacaaaagaaaaagaccgcatcgccgtcctcgggtaacgtgcccagaataAGCATAGCCACATTAAAAGGCAATGCCTATTCTTAGTCCTAAGAAAAGGCCAGCTATCAGCAGGATACGTAAGTAGGATTGCTTACGTGTCGTGCTGATAAGTCAGACTGAGATTTCTCGAAAGattatataaacatattattattcttccAGGATGCCGACGCTCCCTTCCCGCACGTGTTCACAATTGTCGGCCTCACTGCCGTCAAATGGATCGTGAGCATCGGCGCCATCTTTGCTCTCTGCACGTCACTCCTCGGAGCTATGTTCCCTCTCCCCAGAGTGATATACGCCATGGGCACTGACGGTCTACTGTTCAGACCTCTTGCTGCTATCAACTCGAAGACCAAGACTCCGTTGACTGCTACCGTGTTGAGTGGACTTATGGCTGGTGAGTAACTTCTTTTGGTTATTCAGgaattaagttaataattttgtagCATGCGACAATTTTTATAGCAAGTCGCGTTTTTTTTTCGGCTGATAAACGTTAAGCTGAATGATTCCGTTCTTTTGATTAAGATagatttttgatgaaattgttatttattatgaccAGCCAAAGGATTCAATATCTTGGACTAAACTTTAACATAGATTATCTATCAATATTGGTAGAAAGAAATAAtcattgttaaaatttttaacaGTAATTAATTGCTCTGTTGTTACTTTCCTCAGCAATTCTGGCTACGATCTTCAACCTGAACCAGTTGATTGACATGATGTCTATCGGTACACTGCTCGCTTACATCATCGTCGCTATGAGTGTACTTATTCTAaggtaaacttattttaatttcttgtttATAATTGACCAACCCGAGCTAAATGTACTAAGAAAAGAATTGTCTTATTTATCAAGTTTACACTTTAATATCTATCCAGTTAGTTTGAAGCTTCGGCGAGAAACACAAAACCCTTAAAAATCACATACAATGTTAATGCATAACGTTTTTTTTCCAGATACGAAAACGTGGAGCCTGAGGTACAAGAACTGACAGTTGATACTAAACCAACAACAAAGACTTCATCAAACACAAATCTCCTGGGTTCTAAACAACCTACCAAACTCACGTCTACTATCGCTAAAATCACCATGGCTCTGtcatgtaagtattttattaacgCTTTGCACGACACccaaaaatctataaaattaattttgttaagtgACGACTCCggattttaacaaaaacagaCTTGCCTAACAAATGTATCGAATTAGTAGTAATGCTATGTCAATATTCCATTCCTTTTTCAAGGACTTTTAGTACCTTAATTATAAAGTCGTAAGAAGATTTATCTAATCTGATTTGTTGTAATAAGTATTCTTAACATGTTTTTGATTAGCTccactaaaataatgttttttttattttacaaagacaactcccgcactaagtattgctcttgtgtcgcggggactttttacaaacatacaaaaaacgaatacaaagtacaaccagacccggaaaAATCATTTGTGGCACAAATAATCGACCTGCTGACgtaatggtagtggcgtggtgacctaaaccactgcgccaaggaggCAGTCCAATTACGATGTAAATCATTAATGGCTCATTATGTGTGTACAGTCGTGGTGGCGATAGCAGCATGTGCGTTACTGCGGTGGGAGCAATCAGTCGTAGCGCTCGGAGTGCTCGGAGCTCTGTTAATCGCTTCTCTCTTTATCTTGTACCTGCAGCCCAGGAACGATGTGGAGAGTCTCTCTTTCTCGGTAAGAAAATAATGTCATGCTAgcaaattataatcattttgaaGTAGACATTTGGTTTTGTCTCTTTGCAGCGCGTAAAGTCGAAGTCAACCAtgtcttattttattaacttttaacaagtatttgaataATACTATGACGagtcatagtatttttaatttacactgtttcggaaaagctgttgctcgtgaagaaaaaaaggaaaaaactctaaccctcggtttctgaggtacatttagcgctagtttatctattcaatagcgtttaagctcacataaaaaaacgctattgaatagataaactaccgctaaatgtactcagaaaccgggggtaaaccttaaaatttatcaatatttctaAACGCCTGTATTGCTGGAGTGTTTTAGACGCTTATTTTAACTTGTGCTTATGCTAACCAAGTGTAACTTTGTTTGCAGGTGCCTTTAGTCCCATTGGTGCCGTACCTGAGCGTGTGTATCAACGTCTACTTGATGTTGCAACTTGACTATGAGACGTGGATACGATTTGTTATATGGATCATTCTTGGTACGTACCACAATAGTATACTTAACTTGTCAATTCATatagaataattaatttgatattggGGGAGATACTTATATTGAACAAAAATTCTAAGTCTCAGAATATATGGGCAATGAATGACTTAATATGGAAGACACACCGTCTACGGTATCTGCTGTTTTCAGTTAATCATACTATGCTATGTtaaattcacaattttaatacatactttttGTTGGATGAGCTACTTATTACCTAGAGTCTAGATCTCATTATTATGTCTAAGattgagatattttgataaaaaatagctCAGATTACTGTGTAAGTATATCAGAGGCAAAACAACCTCACAAACacgatttttcttttatataattagatattttctttCAGGGTACCTGATTTACTTCTTCTACGGATTAAAGCACAGTTCATTGATAGAAAAGACCACagaagaattaaataataacgtgAAAGAAGAAAAGCGAGCAGGCACATCATAATACCTAGTCAATAGAGTTATAggatagaaaatatttaagtgaaCAGAAGAGTGTGTGTGATATTAaagacttttatattaaaattactctGAGAACAGTTTTGAACGT
This genomic stretch from Anticarsia gemmatalis isolate Benzon Research Colony breed Stoneville strain chromosome 13, ilAntGemm2 primary, whole genome shotgun sequence harbors:
- the LOC142977623 gene encoding cationic amino acid transporter 3-like → MSFARILASFRRCKVLEDGDQSTPLARCLGVLDLTGLGTGSTLGLGVYVLAGAVAKSIAGPAVTISFLVAAIASALAALSYAEFASRVPKAGSAYVYSYVSVGEFVAFTIGWNLIMEYMIGTAGIAKGMSLYIDSLCNNTMAARMTEIAPIHVSFLADYPDFFAFALVGVITVLLSVGVQESTKLNNVFTGLNLITVIIVVVAGAIYSDPANWRIQQADIPEEYKAKAGTGGFAPFGVAGIMAGAAKCFFGFIGFDVVATTGEEAKNPKRDIPLAIMLSLLIVFLSYFSISTVLTMMLPYYEQDADAPFPHVFTIVGLTAVKWIVSIGAIFALCTSLLGAMFPLPRVIYAMGTDGLLFRPLAAINSKTKTPLTATVLSGLMAAILATIFNLNQLIDMMSIGTLLAYIIVAMSVLILRYENVEPEVQELTVDTKPTTKTSSNTNLLGSKQPTKLTSTIAKITMALSFVVAIAACALLRWEQSVVALGVLGALLIASLFILYLQPRNDVESLSFSVPLVPLVPYLSVCINVYLMLQLDYETWIRFVIWIILGYLIYFFYGLKHSSLIEKTTEELNNNVKEEKRAGTS